One Nitrospira sp. DNA window includes the following coding sequences:
- a CDS encoding Two-component transcriptional response regulator, LuxR family, translating to MSFDKKDNGAGRRSPLVIGPGRKNHLGSDGHALVAAKRRPEDLTAREREVLRLIWGGHTNRSIAEQLKISIKTAEAHRSNMMKKLRVSNTAQLLKAALEGKILHANDEAR from the coding sequence ATGTCGTTCGACAAGAAAGACAATGGAGCGGGGAGGCGCAGTCCTCTCGTGATCGGACCTGGGAGGAAGAACCACCTAGGGTCTGATGGTCACGCACTCGTCGCGGCCAAGCGTCGGCCTGAGGACCTGACAGCGCGTGAACGGGAAGTTCTTCGTTTGATCTGGGGCGGGCATACCAATCGCAGCATTGCGGAGCAGTTGAAGATCAGCATTAAGACTGCGGAGGCGCATCGGTCGAACATGATGAAGAAGTTGCGGGTGTCCAATACAGCCCAGCTGCTCAAAGCGGCCCTGGAGGGAAAGATTCTTCACGCGAACGACGAAGCGCGGTAA